From Streptomyces sp. CMB-StM0423, a single genomic window includes:
- a CDS encoding RNA polymerase sigma factor yields MAEADAPFAEAIRAAQAGDETAFVHLYRSVHPCLVRYVGTLVGDAAGDGDAEEVTAGAWQDIARDLRAFDGDALSFRAWCARLARARALAHLRDRPGGPRPEGVPGRPDGGRTLALIAWLPRAEADAVALRAIVGLDAERAAYVLGTSPAAARSATLRGLRLLADQLGDAAAGACPAGAPAGDATCTATWMLRGM; encoded by the coding sequence ATGGCAGAAGCTGACGCACCGTTCGCGGAGGCGATACGCGCCGCACAGGCCGGCGACGAGACCGCGTTCGTGCATCTGTACAGATCCGTGCACCCCTGCCTCGTCCGCTACGTCGGCACCCTCGTCGGCGACGCCGCGGGCGACGGCGACGCGGAGGAGGTCACCGCGGGGGCCTGGCAGGACATCGCCCGCGATCTGCGCGCGTTCGACGGCGACGCCCTGAGCTTTCGCGCCTGGTGCGCCCGCCTCGCCCGCGCCCGCGCGCTCGCGCACCTCCGCGACCGCCCCGGCGGCCCGCGGCCCGAGGGGGTCCCGGGGCGTCCTGACGGCGGGCGTACCCTTGCCCTGATCGCCTGGCTGCCGCGCGCGGAAGCCGACGCCGTCGCGCTGCGGGCGATCGTGGGGCTGGACGCCGAGCGAGCCGCCTACGTGCTCGGCACGAGCCCCGCCGCGGCCCGCTCCGCCACCCTGCGCGGTCTGCGCCTGCTGGCGGACCAGCTCGGCGACGCCGCGGCCGGCGCCTGTCCGGCGGGCGCACCGGCAGGTGACGCGACCTGCACGGCCACGTGGATGCTCAGGGGTATGTGA
- a CDS encoding TetR/AcrR family transcriptional regulator, whose protein sequence is MGETGGPRAPRGRPRSERARAAVLAAATELLVAGGVQAVTMEAIAARARVSKSTVYKWWPTRGHVMLDSLAHVTGDPPARPAAGTSLADALAAEAGALVRIVRDTAAGPLVADLAAAAQADPGIRTALDERWVGPRRAACARLLHDAVARGELRPDTDVAAALDQLFAPVYHRLLLGHAPLADDLAATLVRQLLDGLGGGRGRSEEDQ, encoded by the coding sequence ATGGGCGAAACGGGTGGGCCGCGCGCGCCGCGGGGCCGGCCGCGAAGCGAGCGGGCCAGAGCCGCGGTGCTCGCCGCCGCCACGGAACTGCTGGTGGCCGGCGGGGTGCAGGCGGTCACCATGGAGGCGATCGCCGCCCGGGCGCGGGTCAGCAAGTCGACGGTCTACAAGTGGTGGCCCACGCGCGGGCACGTGATGCTCGACAGCCTGGCGCACGTCACCGGGGACCCGCCCGCCCGGCCGGCCGCCGGCACGAGCCTCGCCGACGCCCTCGCCGCCGAGGCCGGCGCGCTCGTCCGGATCGTGCGCGACACCGCCGCCGGTCCCCTGGTGGCCGACCTCGCCGCCGCCGCGCAGGCCGATCCCGGCATCCGTACCGCGCTCGACGAGCGGTGGGTGGGCCCGCGGCGCGCCGCCTGCGCACGGCTGCTCCACGACGCCGTGGCCCGCGGCGAACTGCGGCCGGACACCGACGTCGCCGCCGCCCTCGACCAGCTCTTCGCACCCGTCTACCACCGGCTGCTCCTCGGCCACGCCCCGCTCGCCGACGACCTCGCCGCCACCCTCGTACGCCAGCTCCTCGACGGCCTCGGCGGCGGCCGCGGGCGATCGGAAGAAGATCAGTGA
- a CDS encoding aldo/keto reductase, with product MTSVPVRRLNDGTKLPALGLGTYPMDDAQAERAVATALETGYRLVDTALNYGNETGTGRGIARSGVPRQDVVVTTKLPGRHHGYEQTLASFEESRRRLGVGYVDLYLIHWPLPRVDLYTDSWRAMIKLREEDLVRSIGVSNFTVAQLDRLERETGVLPAVNQIELHPHFPQEELRSYHAGKGIVTESWSPLGRGTDVLRDASIARVAEAHGVTPAQAVLRWHAQLDAVPIPKSADPARQRENLGVFGFELSAAEMAAVAGRPQRRVGGDPDAHEEL from the coding sequence GTGACCAGCGTCCCGGTCCGCAGGCTCAACGACGGTACGAAGCTCCCCGCCCTCGGCCTCGGCACGTACCCGATGGACGACGCGCAGGCCGAGCGGGCGGTCGCCACCGCCCTGGAGACCGGCTACCGGCTGGTCGACACCGCGCTCAACTACGGCAACGAGACGGGCACAGGCCGCGGCATCGCCCGCAGCGGCGTGCCGCGTCAGGACGTCGTGGTCACCACCAAGCTCCCCGGCCGCCACCACGGCTACGAGCAGACGCTCGCCTCCTTCGAGGAGTCCCGCAGGCGGCTGGGCGTGGGCTACGTCGACCTCTACCTGATCCACTGGCCGCTGCCCCGCGTGGACCTGTACACCGACTCCTGGCGCGCGATGATCAAGCTGCGCGAGGAGGACCTCGTACGCTCCATCGGCGTCTCCAACTTCACCGTCGCCCAACTCGACCGGCTGGAGCGGGAGACCGGCGTGCTGCCCGCGGTCAACCAGATCGAGCTGCACCCGCACTTCCCGCAGGAGGAGCTGCGCTCGTACCACGCCGGGAAGGGCATCGTCACGGAGAGCTGGAGCCCGCTGGGCCGCGGCACCGACGTGCTGCGCGACGCGTCGATCGCGCGGGTGGCCGAGGCGCACGGCGTGACGCCCGCCCAGGCGGTGCTGCGCTGGCACGCGCAGCTCGACGCGGTGCCCATCCCGAAGTCCGCGGATCCCGCGCGGCAGCGGGAGAACCTCGGCGTCTTCGGCTTCGAGCTGTCGGCCGCCGAGATGGCCGCGGTCGCCGGCCGGCCGCAGCGGCGCGTGGGCGGCGACCCGGACGCACACGAGGAGTTGTGA
- a CDS encoding glycoside hydrolase family 5 protein, with protein sequence MSAPRTTPPTARGRRRRGGTRTGRALLAALLGLAAAVAGFGTGAQAEPAAAAVGLHTEGGRLLEGNGSDFVLRGVNHPHAWYTGELDSLREIKQLGANSVRVVLATGDRWPRSDTADVDNVVSQCKANRLICVLEVHDTTGYGEEGAAVSLDRAADYWISVRDALAGEEDYVIVNLGNEPHGNRGYERWTADTRGAIAKLRAAGLRHTLMADAPNWGQDWTNTMRGNARAVADSDPQGDTLFSVHMYGVYDTAAEIEDYLTSFTEAGLPIAVGEFGHDHSDGNPDEDAVMRLTRELGLGYLGWSYSGNGGGVEYLDMVRNFDPAALTDWGRRFFQGQDGIAATAKEATVYGG encoded by the coding sequence ATGAGCGCACCGAGAACCACACCCCCCACCGCTCGCGGACGCCGCCGGCGCGGCGGGACCCGTACCGGACGCGCCCTGCTCGCCGCCCTGCTCGGCCTGGCCGCCGCCGTCGCCGGGTTCGGTACCGGCGCGCAGGCCGAGCCCGCCGCCGCGGCCGTGGGGCTGCACACCGAGGGCGGCCGGCTGCTGGAGGGCAACGGCAGCGACTTCGTGCTGCGCGGCGTGAACCACCCGCACGCCTGGTACACCGGCGAGCTGGACTCGCTGCGCGAGATCAAGCAACTGGGCGCGAACAGCGTGCGCGTGGTCCTGGCCACCGGCGACCGCTGGCCGCGCAGCGACACCGCCGACGTCGACAACGTTGTCTCGCAGTGCAAGGCGAACCGCCTGATCTGCGTGCTGGAGGTCCACGACACCACCGGCTACGGCGAGGAGGGCGCCGCCGTCTCGCTCGACCGCGCCGCCGACTACTGGATCAGCGTCCGCGACGCCCTCGCCGGCGAGGAGGACTACGTCATCGTCAACCTCGGCAACGAGCCGCACGGCAACCGGGGCTACGAGCGCTGGACCGCCGACACCCGGGGCGCCATCGCCAAGCTGCGCGCCGCCGGACTGCGGCACACCCTGATGGCCGACGCCCCCAACTGGGGCCAGGACTGGACGAACACCATGCGCGGCAACGCGCGCGCCGTCGCCGACTCCGACCCGCAGGGCGACACGCTCTTCTCGGTCCACATGTACGGCGTCTACGACACCGCCGCGGAGATCGAGGACTACCTGACGTCGTTCACCGAGGCCGGACTGCCCATCGCGGTCGGGGAGTTCGGGCATGATCACTCCGACGGCAACCCCGACGAGGACGCCGTCATGCGCCTCACCCGGGAGCTGGGCCTCGGCTATCTGGGCTGGTCGTACAGCGGCAACGGCGGCGGCGTCGAATACCTCGACATGGTGCGGAACTTCGACCCGGCCGCGCTGACGGACTGGGGGCGGCGCTTCTTCCAGGGCCAGGACGGCATCGCGGCCACCGCGAAGGAGGCCACCGTCTACGGCGGCTGA
- a CDS encoding amidohydrolase, translating into MAQPEHTADAGPGAEPAGLVIEGCTALVHGPGGEVDFAEDAGIVIRDGAIAAVTTAADAARVPAAERIDARGQVALPGLVNCHTHAPMVFLRGFAEDVPVEEWFNDWIWPVESNLTDRDVELGALLACAEMIRGGVTTFADHYFAMDRVADAVTATGLRAVLGLAYFSSQGAEGRERSLDFALRRASGADGRITTCLAPHAPYTVTDDDLAATARLAREHGLLVHLHAAENREQTEASLARHGRTPVEVLQRCGLLDTDVLIAHGTGLTGADIELLGRAPAAGVATAPRGYLKFGWDTTPVRALRAAGVPVGLATDGAASNNTLDVWESMALTALVQKSAERDATWATARQMLHHATTQSARVVGLGDRVGSLAPGRRADVILVDLTGPHTQPVHDLAATLVHSARAGDVRTTIVDGRVLMRDRRLLTVDVPEVAAELAPRLAALTERGHGRRIQSYGT; encoded by the coding sequence ATGGCGCAGCCGGAGCACACCGCGGACGCCGGGCCGGGCGCGGAGCCCGCCGGCCTCGTGATCGAGGGCTGCACCGCGCTGGTCCACGGCCCCGGCGGCGAGGTGGACTTCGCCGAGGACGCCGGGATCGTGATCAGGGACGGCGCCATCGCGGCGGTGACGACGGCGGCGGACGCCGCGCGCGTGCCGGCGGCCGAGCGCATCGACGCCCGCGGCCAGGTCGCCCTGCCGGGGCTGGTCAACTGCCATACGCACGCGCCGATGGTCTTCCTGCGCGGGTTCGCCGAGGACGTGCCGGTCGAGGAGTGGTTCAACGACTGGATCTGGCCGGTGGAGAGCAACCTCACCGACCGGGACGTCGAGTTGGGCGCGCTGCTGGCCTGCGCCGAGATGATCCGCGGCGGCGTGACGACGTTCGCCGACCACTACTTCGCCATGGACCGGGTCGCCGACGCCGTCACGGCCACCGGGCTGCGCGCGGTGCTGGGCCTGGCGTACTTCTCCTCCCAGGGCGCGGAAGGCCGCGAGCGGTCCCTGGACTTCGCGCTGCGCCGCGCCAGCGGCGCGGACGGCCGGATCACCACGTGCCTGGCGCCGCACGCGCCGTACACCGTGACGGACGACGACCTGGCGGCCACGGCCCGGCTCGCGCGGGAGCACGGGCTGCTCGTCCATCTGCACGCCGCGGAGAACCGGGAGCAGACCGAGGCCAGCCTCGCCCGGCACGGCCGGACGCCGGTCGAGGTGCTCCAGCGCTGCGGGCTGCTCGACACGGACGTGCTGATCGCGCACGGCACGGGGCTCACGGGCGCCGACATCGAGCTGCTGGGCCGGGCGCCGGCCGCCGGGGTGGCGACCGCGCCGCGCGGCTATCTGAAGTTCGGCTGGGACACCACGCCCGTGCGCGCGCTGCGGGCGGCCGGCGTGCCGGTGGGGCTGGCGACCGACGGGGCCGCGTCCAACAACACGCTCGACGTCTGGGAGAGCATGGCGCTCACCGCGCTGGTGCAGAAGTCGGCCGAGCGGGACGCCACCTGGGCCACCGCGCGCCAGATGCTGCACCACGCGACGACCCAGAGCGCGCGGGTCGTCGGCCTCGGCGACCGGGTGGGTTCGCTGGCGCCCGGCCGCCGGGCCGACGTGATCCTGGTCGATCTGACGGGGCCGCACACGCAGCCCGTGCACGACCTCGCCGCCACCCTGGTGCACAGCGCCCGCGCGGGCGACGTGCGCACGACGATCGTCGACGGCCGGGTCCTCATGCGCGACCGGCGGCTGCTGACCGTCGACGTGCCGGAGGTCGCGGCCGAGCTCGCGCCGCGCCTCGCGGCGCTGACCGAGCGCGGCCACGGCCGCCGGATCCAGAGCTACGGCACGTAG
- a CDS encoding glycoside hydrolase family 16 protein gives MTSRSKRRRRTPAVLLLAAVCAGLSWTPGSAGAAPDGAQAVTFEDNFDGPAGSAVDGGKWLTETGDNVNNHERQYYTSGNANAALDGQGNLVITARKENPGDYQCWYGRCEYTSARLNTSGRFTTTYGHVEARMKLPRGQGIWPAFWMLGDDIGQVGWPASGEIDVMENVGFEPGTVHGTIHGPDYSGSGGIGAGYSLPGGEAFADGFHTFAVDWSPNEITWSVDGNVYQTRTPADLGGKRWVFDKPFFLILNLAVGGYWPGDPDGSTSFPQQLVVDYVRVTTPDAAQ, from the coding sequence ATGACCTCACGGAGCAAACGGCGTCGCCGTACGCCCGCCGTCCTGCTGCTCGCGGCCGTCTGTGCCGGGCTGAGCTGGACACCCGGCTCTGCGGGCGCCGCACCGGACGGCGCCCAGGCTGTGACCTTCGAAGACAACTTCGACGGACCCGCAGGTTCCGCCGTCGACGGCGGCAAGTGGCTGACCGAGACCGGCGACAACGTCAACAACCACGAGCGGCAGTACTACACCTCGGGCAACGCCAACGCCGCGCTCGACGGCCAGGGCAACCTGGTCATCACCGCGCGCAAGGAGAACCCGGGCGACTACCAGTGCTGGTACGGCCGGTGCGAGTACACCTCCGCCCGGCTCAACACCTCCGGGCGGTTCACCACCACGTACGGCCACGTCGAGGCGCGGATGAAGCTGCCGCGCGGGCAGGGCATATGGCCGGCGTTCTGGATGCTCGGCGACGACATCGGCCAGGTCGGCTGGCCCGCCAGCGGCGAGATCGACGTGATGGAGAACGTCGGCTTCGAGCCGGGCACCGTCCACGGCACGATCCACGGTCCCGACTACTCCGGCTCCGGCGGCATCGGGGCCGGCTACTCGCTGCCCGGCGGCGAGGCGTTCGCCGACGGCTTCCACACCTTCGCCGTCGACTGGTCGCCGAACGAGATCACCTGGTCCGTGGACGGCAACGTCTACCAGACGCGCACGCCCGCCGACCTCGGCGGCAAGCGGTGGGTGTTCGACAAGCCGTTCTTCCTGATCCTCAACCTCGCGGTCGGCGGCTACTGGCCCGGCGACCCGGACGGCAGCACCTCCTTCCCGCAGCAGCTCGTCGTGGACTACGTGCGCGTCACCACGCCCGACGCCGCGCAGTAG
- a CDS encoding DeoR/GlpR family DNA-binding transcription regulator has protein sequence MDGEERRRVILETARRAGKVDVAKLAADLGVSRETVRRDLTLLEDHGLVRRTHGGAYPVESAGFETTLAYRTTMHVPEKSRIATAAAELLGDAETVFIDEGFNPQLIAEALPRPRPLTIVTASLATASALAGDDRVTVLLLGGRVRGSTLATVDHWTTRMLAGFVIDLAYVGANGISRAYGLTTPDPAVSEVKAQAMRVARRKVFAGIHTKFGAVSFCRFAEVSEFDVIITDTGLPAAEAHRYSLLGPQVIRT, from the coding sequence GTGGACGGAGAAGAACGCAGACGGGTCATCCTGGAGACCGCTCGGCGCGCCGGCAAGGTGGACGTCGCCAAGCTGGCCGCCGACCTGGGTGTCTCCCGGGAGACCGTACGGCGTGACCTGACGCTCCTGGAGGACCACGGGCTCGTCCGGCGCACGCACGGCGGCGCGTATCCGGTGGAGAGCGCGGGGTTCGAGACCACGCTCGCGTACCGCACGACCATGCACGTGCCGGAGAAGTCGCGCATCGCCACCGCGGCGGCGGAGCTTCTCGGGGACGCCGAGACGGTCTTCATCGACGAGGGCTTCAACCCCCAGCTCATCGCCGAGGCGCTGCCGCGGCCCCGCCCGCTGACCATCGTCACGGCCTCGCTCGCCACCGCGAGCGCCCTGGCCGGGGACGACCGGGTCACCGTGTTACTGCTCGGTGGGCGGGTGCGCGGCAGCACCCTGGCCACCGTGGACCACTGGACGACCAGGATGCTCGCCGGCTTCGTCATCGACCTGGCGTACGTCGGCGCCAACGGCATCTCCCGCGCCTACGGGCTGACCACCCCGGACCCGGCGGTCAGCGAGGTCAAGGCGCAGGCGATGCGGGTGGCCCGGCGGAAGGTCTTCGCCGGGATCCACACCAAGTTCGGCGCGGTGAGCTTCTGCCGGTTCGCGGAGGTCTCCGAGTTCGACGTGATCATCACCGACACCGGGCTGCCCGCCGCGGAGGCCCACCGCTATTCGCTGCTCGGCCCGCAGGTCATCAGGACCTGA